In Fragaria vesca subsp. vesca linkage group LG5, FraVesHawaii_1.0, whole genome shotgun sequence, the genomic stretch CTCAAGAATAGAATTGAAGCGTAAGCAAGTAAACATAAATCCTAGTAATTTGCTTTGCTCTACATACTACAGTGATAGATAGTTATTAGTACTGGTGTTTTAGGACTTAAAATGTGGAATTGATGAGATGACGTGACACAGCAGTCTAGATTAGAATCGATGCATATGCAAGAAAACATAAATCACAGTGTAATTACTTTGCTCTAGACTCTGTAGATATAGCTGGTCTTCACTCTTACATATTTCCTCTGCGTTAGAAAGTGTGAAATTCTTTTGCTTTTCATAGTGGTCTGGAGTTCTAGACTGTCGTAGTCTGTCATGTGAGGGTTGTCCTCATTCCATTTTTCTCTTTGCATTTGCGGACTGGGTTGAATTCCGTTGACACAACTTTCTTTTTACACCTCCTGCAGGTCTGAGAGTAGCAATAATAGAATGCATGTTAAAGCACTTGGACCGTGCAAGAATTCAAAATGGAAAGGGATGGTCAAGGTAATGGGTTGCGTGATCGGCTAGCTAGGAGTAGAGCTAAGAGAGAGATGACAAACAGGATGTTGGGTGCAGCTGTGATGGCAAAGGAGCTAAAAATCTAGAGGCTGGAAGTTTAATTCAGTTCATAAACTTACCATATTGTTTAGTGAACTTGTACATTATGAGAGTGACAGATGCGGGGTATTTAATTAGGTAATTATGAGTAGATTCTGAAACCTAAAGCCTTGTTAATTTGCGGAAAACAGAAACTTAGCATATTTCGAACACTAACTGATGTTTAGTTTCAATATCTTGATTGCATACTGTACTTCTGCCAAGCGTGCTACAAATATCAACTGTGGTGATTTACCAATCAATTGCTTTTGTCTTTACAAATCAGCGGTGCAACTGTGAAAGTCAAGCACAGCTACTATGCTAATGACTTCATGATTTGTCAAATATGTAATGCGTCCAAGGTGTTTTAACAGAGACGCGTGGTGAGCTGTGTTATATCCTTCCTGTTAGAGAAGGCAATGACACCTTGGAAATCTCTCTTGATCTTGGTTTTCTTCAACGTGCTCATCTTGGTTTGCTAAGGGTTCTGGCTTGTGTGTTGTGTGAATGATGATACTGTAATAATCCTCGTCCAAGATAGAGAGAGTGCTTATAATATGAAATCTTGGAGGGTTTTCAGTTTGGTGAATAATGTAAGGCAAGACGAGCAGGACTGTAGTTCTCCCTCACCAACTCCCAACAACTCGACTCCCACCTTCTTCACTTTCTTCATCTTCAAAACCACCAGTGATTCAAGCGACGGCAATTTCCCAAATGGACCCGAAAGCCTCTCACAATCATCGAGAACAAGCTCACCGAGAACAAGCCTTGTCAACTTATGTAAAGACAAGATCCAATTTGGTAACAAAGGAGTAGCATGACTGTTCCAGATGATCAATGATTCCAAATCTTCATGTGGAAAGAGATGAAATCTGAAATCTCTAAACCTCTCTAGCTCATGACATACCAAACATCTGAAATCTAGTTCCAGTCGAAAGAGATGTTTCTCACTCAACCCTGCCCTCATTCTCACAGAGTTCAAATGTTTGATGGAAAGACTAGGGAAAATAAGAGAAAACAATTAACATAGATAGCCATATAGTCATTGAGTTACACATAGGCATTGAGTTCAAATGTAAAAAATGTCAAAGAAATAATAAACAGAGCATCATAGTATTGAACTATTGATAGCCCTCAACCTCACCACCGTTGCCCTCATCGGCCACAACCCACTGGACCTGGTTCTCCTCATCATCACCATTGCATTCAAACCCCCTGGACCTAGTTCACCTCATCTCCATTGCCTTCAACCCCCTGGACCTGGTTCACCTCATCACCATTGCCTTCAACCCCTTGGACCTGGTTCATCTCATCGCCATTGCCTTCAACCTGAAGTAGGTCATCCATCACCAGTGCCTTCAACGTCAACCCCCTGCTGGTACCGGTTCATCTCATCTTCCTCGTCATCATAAAACCACTCCAAAGGTGGCCACCCCTCGAGTTTAGCACAGTGGTGGTCAATTAATACCAGACAAGCTAGCCATAGGCATCATAGGACTCATCCTCCCACGCAGCCCGCACCCAGTGTGCGCCGAAGCCCCTTACATATCCATTGTAAGTTGAAGAGAAAGGAAAGGACAGAAACGAAAACAGAATTGTATTGCACAAGAAGTTTGATCGAGTATGCTACTGTTTGCATCTTTATATCTAAAATTGGCTAATTGCACTCTTGCATCAATGAAAATTTATGAAAAGGTCCCTGCCCACGTAAGGACAATGGATGTGAAGGGACAAACAAAGCTTCGAATTGTTGCCATTTGGTTCAGGAAGGAGAATGTGCCCTGGTTATAGCCTTGGACTGAAAGTGATCGGGTCTTGCTTGGCCAACATGTTGCATGGATTCAACTGGAAATTACTTGAAAATATGAAGATAGAAGATTTGGGGATGGAGGAAGCTTGTGGATTGGTTGCAGTCACGGAGCATTGCCTTCCAATCCATCTTCATTAGCTACAAAAAATGCGAGTGTATATAGTTCGATTCATGCAGTCGTTGTTTACATGCGTTGGCTCAAAAATGCTCATGTTGCATATATATGCTGGTGATGCTACTCCACAAGCATACTAATAAATAATTTGCCCTCATGGCCATGGTGCTCCAATATGATTTTCGAGATAGGGTTTAGGGTTGTGGCCGAAATAGCACCTTCATTTCAATAATTGTGGGTTGTGGCCGATCGATATCAATTTATAAAGGGGTAGTGCTAGTGCCTAGAGGGCCTTAATAAAGCCTAAGATTTTTTGCCTTAATCTTATGTGGCATGTCATGTCACATAGACACATCATCAATTTGATAAATTATGTCATATCATTCTTAGGTAAAAATACAATCTTAACACTATCAATTAATGGTTGTTTCATACTAATATGGAATTAATTATAATTTCTTACCCTCTTAATATAGATGCGTATATACCAAATTTGATTAATGTATTAATAATGACCAAGTTAATAGTCATACCCAAGTAGGCTTTTATACCATAAATTAATTTTGTAAATTTATTAAATTTTCTTCAATCTTTGTGAATCTAAATTTAATTATAGAATTTTAACTTATCAATTTAATATTTTATTTTTGCGGGTTAAAATTTTGATGTCTATATATAAACGATATTCTGTATCGAATATTAGAAATAAAATAACAAATCGATTAAATGTTTATCGAATTAATTTCTTTTGAATGAATTGCACACATATATATATAAACTTTATTTTCAACGAATTATATATATATATANNNNNNNNNNNNNNNNNNNNGTTTTGGGTTTGATTTACTTTGCCAGCCAGCCCTATGGCATGGAGGAAGCCATGATGAAGATTCTGCAATCTGCTGCTTAAATAGTTTGTGGGGTTGAAACTTAATTCCCCATTCTTAAGTGAACTGCAACACATAGTAAAGAGGAGCTTGGGACTTACCAATTTGTCAGTACAGAAGTGATCCCCTAGCTATAAGAACCTTGAAGAAAGAGGGGCTTCTTCTTCTTGTTGCCATCAGTAGTTTTCTTCTTCTTCAATAATGGAGGGGCTATGTAAATCTGCAAATATTTTCTTTGGTCTGTCTTCTTCAATAGTTTGCTTCTTCATCAATACTTCAGTACTGATCCATCTTAAATTTCTGATCAATTTTTAAAAGTATTTTATTATCAATTTTCTTAAATTTCAATACTTCAGTACTGATCCATATGACTCAATGTGGAAACATTGATTAATTATTACTACACGGAACCATGCATAAATCCGAAGGTAATAGAAGAGCCTCCCAATGACTCTTTTTTATTTGGTAGGTTCAAATTTAAACCAAAGTTGGGCATTTCCATAGCAGAATGTGAATCAAGCTTCCTTGCAATAAAGTTTTTCAACACCTTCAGTAATAATGAGGATGGTGACAATTAAAATTAAATGGTAATAGTAAAAAATGGATTAGGTACTGGCTACAAAGGTGAGTAAAAGGAACACAGAGATAGCTTGCAATCCCTTGCATAGGTATTATGAGTGATGCCTTCAAATGATAAGAACAGTTGAAGATAGCATTGGCAGCAGTAACTAAGAAAAGGGAATGCTTTGGAGAAGTAAGTCGGTGCCTTAATTAGACTAGTTTACATATTATTAGGATTTGTATAGTGCTTAAGCAGTTAAGCAGCTATAGCCTATAGGTAGGTTGGGTTCAAGAGACTAAAGAGAACTAGTTCTTATTGCATGTACAACCCAATTACTCTCCAATATGAACAAAATATTGGTGGGAGTTGTCCATTGACTCAAACGTTAAAGATAAAAGATTTGGTTTTTATCTTTACCTTCTATATATCCAGCAATTGACTGAGACTTCCCTATTTTTAAGTGAACTAAAAACACATAGTAAATTCTATGAAGCATGAAATGAAGCTTTATTATTCATAACTGTGGATCAAAGCTCACACTTGTTTCAGTGAAATTACAAAACCCACATATATTTATACAGACAAATTAACCATTTTAACTTCACTTTGCTTTTCAGTTGAGGAGCTTGGACTTACCAATTTTTCACAGAATTAAGTGATCCCCTATATATTAGAACCTATCTTCTTGTTATATATTGCCATCAAAGATGATATATTTCTTCTTCTCTAATTGATGTTTTGGTTGTTATTTATGCCAGACCTACAGCATGCAGTAGCCATGATGAAGATTCAAGATCTCCTTTTAATTACTGAGACTTCTGCCATATGACAGTTGTACGTGAACTGAATAAACACATAGCAAATTCACTATGAAGCATGAAATGACTCCATTATCAGTGAAACACTGAAACTACAAAACCCACATATCTTTATAGAGACAGCTTAACCATTATAACTTTGCCTTTTTAGTTGAGGAGCTTGGGCTTACCAATTTGTCACAGAAGCTCCATCATGAACTCACTTAGTGGGAATAGTATGATAAAAATCAACAAACACTCCAAATTACAGAACACAAAGCATGATAAGATGGAAGGTTTAGCACTCAAGAGTGACAACCATTGATCAATGCTCATCTTTGAATTAGGGAAACTCCAAAACATCTATGATAGCTAGAGACTGAATTAAAGCACACAACAGAGGCCCAAGCATAAAAGGGAACTTCTGTATTTAACACTGCTTACTCAAAGTCTAGTTTGAATTACTGAAACTGCACAACCTACCAGTAACATCAAAGATAAAAGATTTGGTATTTATCTTTACCTTCTATCCAGCAACTGACTGAGACTTCACTATTTTTAAGTGAACTGAAACACAATAGTAAATTCTATGAAGCATGAAATGAATTAAGCGTTTTTTCCATAACTGTGGATCAAGGCTCACATTTGTTTCAGTGAAACTACAAAACCCACATATTTATACAGACAAATTAACCATTTTAACTTCACTTTGCTTTTCAGTTGAGGAGCTTGGACTTACCAATTTGTAACAGAATTAAGTGATCCCCCATAAGAACCTTGAAGAAAGAGGGGCATCTTCTTGTTGCCATCAATAGTTTGCTTTCTTCATCAGAGGAAATGAAACTCAGCCCTCCATGCGTTCCTGCAGACTGTCAAAGTCTTCTCCCGTACGTAGTCATCTATTTGCTGGCGAGTTGGAGGCCATTGTGGAACAATCAAACAGAATTGAGTCCTGTCTCCCAACCCAAAACCTTCAAAAAATCCACAAGCCCTCCACGGAGCTTCCGTCCAATAACCGTCGATTCCGTTCACCTCAAGTGATCGTCCATCCACCTTGAGACGACCAAACTGAAATAATACACAGAACAAGAAATTAGAAGCTATATATATACACACACACTTAGAATAATGATAGCTATCTAGCTTACTTTGATCGTATAACCCTGTTCGGGGACAAAACTGGTTTTTATCAGATTTCCTTGATATCGTCTATTTGGATTGGAGTTTGGCGGTCCTTGGCAACAGAAGTTTGAGCAAGGTAACCTCATACCAACTGAACCAAAAAGCTCCATAGTAACTACTTGAAACCGCCCGACTAGCTGGATCTCCATGCATGCCTTCGCCCTATCGTTACTGTCTATAGCTTGGTTTCCCACCCTTAATATGGAGATGGTTGCTTCTGCGGAGCATCTGTTACAAACGACAAAGCGATGATGCTGAACAGGACCAACTGTTGGAGACATTGCCGGCCCTCGAGTCAGCTGGGGGCATCGGCGAAGGCACAAGGTAGTCCTCACCACCTCGTTGCACACCTCACATATTAGTCTGACAGTAACATCCATAATTTTGGACTCAAATTTAACGGCATGCAGTACTTCAAGACCACCAAGAAGCTCATATATAATTCATCCAATGTGGTAACATTCTTGCTAGGCCAAGAATGTTATTAACTTATTATGTCACATAATGTGGTAAGAACCAAATCAGCTGCTTGTTGTTCCTTGCTAATGATCATGACAACCCTGAGGATTATCATCATGATCAAATTATGAAATTTTTTGAGCGAAAAAACCCTCGGATGGCTTTTCTAGGGTTTCACCGTCTTAGGGTTTTTCTCTGTTTCAGTCTTGCATAATTGTTTTGCTCCGTCAGTTATTCCCTGAGCTATGTCTGCGACACGGCCGATCTGTCCATGGTCTTTTCTTGATGGTTGTACAACTGCGCCTCCTAGATCGTACGCGTCTGCGGTCGCCGCGCCAGTGATTCCAATCTCCAGTTTGCCTCTCCCAGAGATTCATGATGGGAAGACTACTGTCACAATCTCAGAGGAAGGGTACCAATCTGGTTTGGAGAAGTGCAGGAACATGCTTTTGGGTCGTGTCCATCTAGCGTCGAATGAGAAGCCATATTCTCCATCTGATCTCTCCCGTAAATTGGGATTGTTGTGGGGTGATATTGGAAGTTGGAGAATCATTCCGATGGGAAAAGGGTACTACACCTTCAACTTTGCCTCAGAGGCTACTCGTTCAAAGGTTTGGGAAAAGGGATCAATTGCTCTTAAGCCAGGGGTGTTGCGTTTCATGCAATGGACGCCGAACTTCTCCCCGGCAAGTCAAAAGAACACGAACGCTCAGGTATGGGTGAATCTTTGGGATCTAGGGCTTGAGTTCTGGGAGCCTCGCACTCTCTTTGAAATTGCACATGGCATTGGGGTTCCGGTGAAAATTGATCATAACACTTCAGAGAGGAAATTCGGGTTGTTTGCAAGGGTTCTAGTGGACATTGATTTATCATATGATCCTCCTCGTGAATTAGCTGTCCGTCGCAAGAATGGGGAGACTGTGATAATGGAGGTGGAGTATGAACGCCTTCCATATTTATGCTCTCATTGTGGTAATGTTGGGCATATGGTGACAACATGCAAACTTTTGCGGAAGACCGGGGAGACAAGTGTAGTGCCGGAGCCAGTCCGTGGTCGCTCCCGCAAGCCGAGGCGTCGGCGGCGTAAAACCAAGCAAGTGTTTGTGCCAGTAGATAAAGGGAAGAAGGATTTAGTTGTTGTTTTAGGCAACAATGACACTCAAGATGATGGTGAAGGTCCATCTTTTGCAAGCAAATCCCCTACGCCTGCGGTGGATATGCACAACGGTGGTCATATGGTTGATCAAGTTGTGGATGCTATGGTGGGTCAAGAAGTGGTTGAGGGTGAACAAGCTGCACTTGTTGAGCAAAATATCATTGAGCATCCAATGGAGCAAGAGGTTGTAGCTCCTGTAATAGATATGAACGTGGTCCTGCAAGCTGTGGTTGAGCAACATGTGGTTGAGCAAGTGGTGTGTGAACCTGATGGAGCTCTGAATGTGGTTGAGCGAGCTGTGAATCAACACGCTGCTCCCATTGTTCATTCTGATATGGCCTTTAGGACAAACCAACGAGGAGGTGATGAGGGTAATGTAGAGAAACAAGTTGGTGACACAAGTGCTTCAGACTCGAACTCCGGATCTAGAGCAGCTAACTCCTCTGCCCCTATTGACAGTTGGTATGAGGAAACTGAACGGGAAGCCTCTGAGTTCATTGAGGTGGTGGGTCGTCGTAAATCTTCAAGGAAGGCAGTTCGTGCAGAGAGTCGAGAGGCTTATGTTCAGCTTACAAAAACTATTTCTCAATGAAGATCTTTTATTGGAATTTGAGGGGTATTGCCAATGACCCTACTCAAAATGCTTTCAAGGAGTTTGTTCGTTCTCATAGTCTGGAAATTTTATGTATAGCAGAGCCATTCGTAGCTTTGGAGTCTATTCCTGCTTCTTTTTGGCGTAACCTGGGCATGCAGTTTATCGGTGCCAATGATCGTGGTTCTCAACAACCTAATTTATGGGTTTTCTGCAAGATTTCTCTTGTTCCGTGGGTTAGAGTATTGTATAGCTCTGATCAGCAAGTATCCTTACAGGTGATGTTTGACTCAACAAACTGTTTTGTCACAGCAGTATATGCTCGCACTACTGTTGTGGGTCGTCGAAAGTTATGGGAGGATATCACTGACGTTAAGGGTCGCTTTGTTAATGGTCCATGGTTAGTTTTTGGAGATTTTAACGCAGTGCTTGGTATGCATGAAAAGAAAGGTGGCGGTCCAGTCTGTATGAGTTCTTGTGAGGAGTTTCAAGTGATGTCAGATGTATGTGAGCTTGTTCATGTTGTCACTAAAGGTGCAGAGTTTACATGGGTACGTAGGCGCGGACTTCGTGGAAATGTTGAGTTGCGCCTGGATTGTAGTCTCGCTAGCTTGGAGTGGTTGGATGCCTGGGATCAGTTTGATTGTTTTACTTTGCCCCGCACTTGCTCGGATCACCACCCTATTGTAATGTCTTTTTCCAAATTTTATGGCCTTGTCGAAGTCTTTTCCGGTTTCGAAAGATGTGGTTAGAGCATGAGCAGTTCAAAGATTTTGTTTACAACTGTTGGTCTGCTACAAATTCCCTAAGCTGCCCTCTTTCAAGTATTCAACATAAATTGCGAGTGTTGCGGAAAGCTCTTCGTATTTGGAACTGGGTAGTTTTTGGAGATGTTCATCGTCGAGTCAAAGAAGATCTTAAGGCTTTAGAGGATATTCAGAATGAAATTGCAAGTTCAGGAGGTTCAGAAGCTGATTTTGCAAAGGAGACTGAACTACAAGCAAATTTGAATGACTCTCTTCGGTTGTAAGAAACTTTCTGGAGTGAAAAATCAAGGGTGCGCTGGTTATCTGAAGGGGATCGTAACTCTTCTTTTTTCATGCTATGTGTAGGGTTCGTCGATGTCGCTCCTCAGTTACAGTTTTACGGGATGGTGATCAGGTAATGGATGACCCCCAGGTTATTCAAACTTATATTGGTTATTATTACTTGGATCTTTTTGCAAAGCATGTGGATTATGTTGACAGTGGTTTAGTGGACAATATTATTCCTTCTATGGTCACAGAGGAGGAAAACATTTTTCTGACTACGATCCCTTCTCCTGAAGAGATATTAAAGGCAGTAAAAGCAATGGATCTTGATAGCGCTCTAGGTCCGGATGGGTTCAATGGGCATTTTTTTGCTTCTTGTTGGGATATTGTTGGCGTTGATGTGGTGAATGCAGTGCAATACTTTTTTGTCAATGGTCAGCTGTCGGCATCATTTAATTCTGGGCTTATCATTTTGATTCCAAAAGTGGAGCATGCCGATTCAACCAAACAATTCCGTCCTATTGCTCTCACTGATTTTGTGTTCAAAATTATTCCAAAGATTCTTGCTCTTCGGTTGTCTTCAGTATCAGCTCGTATTATCTCCCCTCAACAACATGCTTTTGTTCCAGGTAGAAACATATCAAATTGCATCCTCACAACTTCAGAGTGTTTTAATTTGTTGGACTCCAAAGGTTTTGGTGGTAATGTAGCGGTCAAGGTCGACATTACGAAGGCCTTTGATACCCTATCCTGGGATTTTTTGCTACATGTACTGCAAGCTTTTGGTTTCAATCATACTTTTGTTCGTTGGGTGTGTGCCTTACTTAAGTCAGCAAAACTTTCTATTCTCTTTAATGGAAGGCAGGTGGGTTATTTCTCTTGTGGTAGAGGTGTTCGTCAAGGTGACCCTCTCTCTCCCTTGTTATTTTGCTTGGCTGAAGAAGTTCTAAGTCGTGGTATTTCTATGATGGTTTCTAATGGGCAGCTGCATCGTATTTCTTCTCCTAGAGGCACTATTGCTCCCTCACATGTATTATTTGCAGATGATGTCATTGTTTTTTGTCGGGGTGATAAACGCAATCTGCAAAGAATTATGAGTTTTTTGGAGGACTACGGAAGTGTATCTGGCCAGGTAGTTAATAAGAGCAAGTCGCAAGTGTTCATTGGGAAACATATTTATCGGCGACGACATTATATATTCTATTTCAAGTCTCTTGGGAATTCCATTGGGTTCAGCCCCTTTCACTTACTTGGGGGCTCCTATTTTTAAAGGTAAGCCACGAGTATTACATTTTCAACCGATTGTGGATAAAATCAGACTTAAATTGTCAAGTTGGATGGGCTCATTTTTGTCTATAGCTGGAAGACTTCAACTTATTAAAGTAGTGATTTACAGTATGTTCGTTTATACATTCCAAGTGTATGAGTGGCCGGTTTCTTTGCTACGCCGTATTGAGGTATGGTGCCGTAATTTTCTATGGTCTGGTTCAATTGATAAACTTGGGATTCCTTTAGTAGCGTGGAAATCTTGTTGTGTTCCTGTGGATGAGGGTGGCTTAGGTTTGAAGCAATTTGTGGTTCTTAATCGATCACTTTTACTAAAGTGTTGTTGGGAGATATTTTCATGTCCATCAGAGGGATGTTCTTTTATCAGAACAGATTTTCTCAACGTCGCTCTTATGCCTCCTCCTCTATATGGCCTGGAGTTCGTCCGTTTTGGGGTGTTGTCAAATAAAATTCTCAATGGTTGATAGGCTCAGGAGATAATATCTCTTTTTGGCATGATAATTTTATGGGGAGACCTATTGTTGATTATTTTGGTGCCCATGATGGTCTGCAAGGGAACAAGGATTTGGTTTGTGTTTTTATTGTTGATGGTTCTTGGGTGCTTCATGATCTACTTCAACTTCACTTTCCAGCTTTATGTAATAAAATTGAGCAGGTCCCTCTTGCTACTAATGCTTCGATGGAGGACACTCTTATTTGGATGCCTTCATCTACAGGAGATTTGACTGCAAAGCATGCTTACCAATTTTTACGGCATCCATCTCCCTCCATGCCTTGGGGTAAGTCCTTATGGTCTAGATTTATTATGCCTAGAATGTCTCTACATGCTTGGAAGGTTTTGAAAGGGAGAGTAATTTGTGATGAGCTTATACAACGTCGAGGAGTGGCTTGGGTTTCAAGATGTGAGCTTTGAGTCCCTGCAACATATTTTCTTGCATTGTCCCTTTACAGCTGCTATATGGTCTTATTTCTTATCTCTTTTTGATCTGGGGGTTACTCCTCATACAATTGTGGATTTATTTCACAAAGGTCTGAGTATGGGACGTAGCTCACAGCTTA encodes the following:
- the LOC101292910 gene encoding uncharacterized protein LOC101292910, whose product is MKIFYWNLRGIANDPTQNAFKEFVRSHSLEILCIAEPFVALESIPASFWRNLGMQFIGANDRGSQQPNLWVFCKISLVPWVRVLYSSDQQVSLQVMFDSTNCFVTAVYARTTVVGRRKLWEDITDVKGRFVNGPWLVFGDFNAVLGMHEKKGGGPVCMSSCEEFQVMSDVCELVHVVTKGAEFTWVRRRGLRGNVELRLDCSLASLEWLDAWDHLFRFRKMWLEHEQFKDFVYNCWSATNSLSCPLSSIQHKLRVLRKALRIWNWVVFGDVHRRVKEDLKALEDIQNEIASSGGSEADFAKETELQANLNDSLRLVRRCRSSVTVLRDGDQVMDDPQVIQTYIGYYYLDLFAKHVDYVDSGLVDNIIPSMVTEEENIFLTTIPSPEEILKAVKAMDLDSALGPDGFNGHFFASCWDIVGVDVVNAVQYFFVNGQLSASFNSGLIILIPKVEHADSTKQFRPIALTDFVFKIIPKILALRLSSVSARIISPQQHAFVPGRNISNCILTTSECFNLLDSKGFGGNVAVKVDITKAFDTLSWDFLLHVLQAFGFNHTFVRWVCALLKSAKLSILFNGRQLHRISSPRGTIAPSHVLFADDVIVFCRGDKRNLQRIMSFLEDYGSVSGQVPLATNASMEDTLIWMPSSTGDLTAKHAYQFLRHPSPSMPWAAIWSYFLSLFDLGVTPHTIVDLFHKGLSMGRSSQLKELWLICFTSILWFVWHARNKTRFDRKSFSVASICHLILGHIRAASRLANGPMNNSVQDLRIIKSFGAECRLGRAPIEVVWHPPVIGWVKINSDGVWKHAEGVGGFSAVFRDFKGHVIGAFSSNIDIPSSVAAEVMTVIVAIELAWVRD